A region of the Phaseolus vulgaris cultivar G19833 chromosome 11, P. vulgaris v2.0, whole genome shotgun sequence genome:
TCAGTTATGATCCTTTAACAATGCTTTGCCTTCTAAGTTCAAGAAAATGCATTGTTTTCATAAGTGATTAAAGATCCATCTTTTTATCAGTCGTTTTTGTTTCTTGTTAGAGATGTCCCGAAAAGAgttaagatgaaaaaaaaatatttttgctgTTTCCTATACAAATTTGTAAAAACGAAAGATAAGAGATGAAAATAATGTAATACTTTTATACTCTTTTTgtgaaaaaattgttttctaagAGACACATGACATGTGTGATTCCTTTCACTTTTTTGGCTCCAAAAATTGTTTTCTAAGATAATTTCATGCTACTaggattttaaattttcattcaaaatctatggaaaatcatttttaaaacaaGTGTTCTAGAAACCCAAAGATCATTCTTTCCTATTTTTTTATCCTAATTTTGAAAATAGAAATCAAGCATGCTAGTATTTTGTTTGGAATGCAAAAGTGAACTAAAATGAATGATGTAAATAGGAGAAATTGTTGAAGCAGACATGCTTTAACTCATTCAATTCATGTtccttcatttgtatttggacACTTCCCAAAAATGACTACTGATTTTCATTCTTCAGGAGCTGGGAATGGAAACCTGGAAGCAATGAAAACTGCTTCAATGAGTCATACCCAATCCAAGGTCCATATTGGGGAACGGGCTCAAATCTTGAAATTATGAAGATAATACATGATGCActaaaggtgctgaaaatagatgTCACCCTTTTGAATATCACCCAATTATCAGAGTATAGAAAAGATGCTCACACATCAGTTTATGGGGAGAGAAAGGGCAAGTTATTGACCAAAGAACAAAGAGCCAACCCAAAAGATTTTGCTGATTGCATTCACTGGTGCCTACCTGGAGTCCCAGATGCATGGAATGAAATCCTATATGCATATCTATTTAAGGGTTATCAAAACTTCTCTTGACATGAACAGAGAAGCCATGAAAGAAAGCACAAGCATCTCTCAAATGGGGGGCACACATTTTTTTCATGCTCatcattcattttctttttcagaAACAAACACTTTTTGTAAACAGATGTAGATACCATTTAACTAACTATTAGTATGAAGTAGATACCATTTATACACCAAGTAAAACATTTTTCAGGTATGCAGCTtgaggaagaaaataaaataaaaggcgCTTTTAAAATAACCAATGAGAAAAAATTATGATCACAAATAATTCATTATTACCATTTCTTTATGGAACTAAATAATGTAAGTTTCAGTATGCATTTCCACCTTGAATATGCAAAAAATAAAGAGCCAAAGCAATTGGTCTATCATTGTTTAAATGCAGTCTAACTGTATTTACAACAGCTCCCACTCAGATTCTGAATCATACTGCTCTTCAACATTCTTTGATTCCATATTCGTTCGGGTGCTTAATGGGAATAAAGTTTCTGAAAAATCTTGGCTAGGCTCAATATCACAGTCTCCATACCATATTGCTAACTGTTCATACTCCTTGGATAACCTCTTCTTCGAAGTAAATGCATCTTGGATTCTTTTCTGCATGAGAAAGAAGATCATAATGATACATGCAATAACTTAGTTCCAAAAATAAACTTCATTTCCTCTTCCTACCCTACCCATTTTATGTAAAACACAAAGAATCAAGGGAGATATATCAAAGCAACTGCATTTTCTTCTAttataattatagtttttatagAGTAGCAGATTAGCACTGGTGTTACTTGGTAAGTATTAAATTGTACAAAgcacaaaacacaaaaatacaATATCTACTTACTAAATAACTTTACACATTAAAACACAATTAGAGAGGCCAAGGAGAGTACCTTATATGATCTAAGCTTTCGAGTTCTAAAAGCGACTGCATGGAGTTCACCATCATCCACATTTACACATCTTTTGACTGCATGGAGTTCACCATCATCCACATTTACACATCTTTTCTCAAGCTTCAGATCATCATTCAATTGAATGACTTCCATGCAGGATTCAATCGAACTCACCGGTGATTTATCTGAACAAGCAAAAGTCACGTTAGACAGGAGACAATATACTTAAATGAAATGAAAcatgtaataattaattataagattCGTAAGTGCAAAATTTGTTcctattgttattttttttcacgTAATATAccggataattttttttatctacatcactttatttgaattttacaCAAAATGAAATACTggaaaaaaaactaatgaaaaTGGTAAGGTGTGGATACACTATATAACATGAGTGTGGATAAACCATACTACTTGCAAAAACAACAGGTTTGCACAGATAATACAGCACAGATGGCTTTAACTGTGCATAACATAAAGCCAAAAGGTCATATAGTGAAGCAAGTTATtcagatatttttattttattttatctggAGTTCAAATTTTAGTCGATATATTATTTGACACGATCGTTTAATTGAACTATATCTGAACTGACAAGCCTCTTATAGCGCTGTATTGAGAAGAACATGTATGCCATTCCCAAGTCTACATGAATTATCCTGACATTATTTCATTGATCATGAAATATACtagaaatgaaagaaaaaattctCATAAATAGAAATTTGAAGATAGCAACCAACCTTCTGATTCCATAGATTGACAGTAACCAGAGAACACGAGACAACCCTGAGGTTCCGTGACTAGACCAGCTAGATGGGTGGAACATTCAGAACATGTATGAACCTTGAAACCATCTGAAATACACAGTATAGCATCACCTGGATTGCTTTTGCAGGATTCATTAAGCTGCTTTGAATACAGACTGCCCAAAGTTAAGAAACTACTCGAGCATGAAGGTTCTGTCCATGAAAAAGGCCTTTCACTTGACACTGAAACATCAGGTGAAACTTCAGCTAGTATACCATGTGTGTTCTGGTCAGCATTAGACGATTTACTAAACAAGGAGACATTAATTGATTCTTCCTTATCGAGAGACTGGGAACTCAACACTTCGGACATGGATGAATTTCTAGCCTTTTCTTCAACGATCAAACATGAATTTTGACGTGGATTCACAGCTCTGTTATCCTTTGTTCTGATTGAAACTTTGTAGTCAAAAGAATCAGAACAAGGTTCACTATGTATAGGGAATTCCAGAGATTCTTTATCTCCAATAGACATCATGTTCAATGGTTTAGGAACAGACTCAAGAGCAACTTCTTCAATGCTTGTATGGATGGTTTCTTTTGTAGACACAGAAGTTCTTCGGGAGTCATCATCAACCTCTTCCTGAGAAATGTGAGAATCTACCACGTCTAGGGAAACTAAGCAAGATTCATCACTAACTTCACTTGCGTGCCTGATATGAACACCACCTTTCTGAATATCAGCAGTATCAATGGCATTAGAATCATCAAGAGACTGGGAACACAACACATGGGAAGTGGATGAATTCATAACATTTTCTTCAGCAATCAAACATGAGTTTTTCCCAGGATTCACATCTATGTTAACCTTTTTTCTGATTGAAACTTCGCATCCACTGCCAAAAGTATCAGAAGAAGATTCACTGTGTATAAGGAATTCCAGGGATTCTGTATCTCCAACAGACATGAAGACCATTGGTTTAGGAACAGACTCAACAGCAATCTCTTCAAAGCTGGTGTGGAAGTTTTCTTTCTTTGACTCAGAAGTTCCTCTTGAGTCACTGCCAACTTCTTCCTGAGTGATGCAAAAATCTTCCAACTCCAGGGAAACTGAGCACGATTCATCACTCTCTTCATTTGCAAGAACACCAGCTTGCTTGTAATCAGCAATATCAATGGCATTGGAATCCATCAGTGCCAAATAACAATTATTGATGGGATTTTTCTTAtccctttttttattattatctttacAACAAGCAACTGACTCAACTGAAAAGTCAATGTTATTTGTCTCAGCTACCAAAAGATGATCTTCATATTTTGAACTGGCCAATGAATTAAAGGGAAGTAGTTCATGTACAACTCCAGAATAAAACTTTTTCACACTATCTCCAACATTCTGGACCTGATTCTCAAGATATTTTACAGCATCCTGAATACAAcaaataaagaggaaaaaacaaaGGAACTTAAAGATTGTAATGTAACCAACCTCAAACATGTTATACAAGTACAAGAAACTGAACAAGGATCAAAGCAACAAGTGGGAATCTGTAATTGAATAATTGAAGTTTTGCCTACCAGAAAAAGGAAGTTCTTTAAACTACCCGTGGATAGCAATGCTTTAATGTTATGATAATTGAAAAGCAATAATTTCAAAACCCTATCAGAGTCTATAGATTACACTTCACAAATCCATAAATGTAACCTCAAAACTATTCATAAAAGAATTGAATTCTTTAAACCAATATTGTTCCAAAAAACAGGttcattcaaaaaatttataaacaaaattttaaaaaaaataaagtcttCTGTTTTTGtggttttattaaaatataaattacaaaataaggCAAAGGTGAGGAGGGAAGACAAACAAATGGAAAAGTAGAAAAGCAATAATGAAATAGTACCTGGCCTACAATATCATCCACCTCCAGGCACACTGCTTCAAACTTCTGGTAAATATTCCCAACccagttattatttttaaacctCAAATCCATCATGAACTTGTAAAACTGTGCCAGGACCAGAGATTTCAATCCTCAGGTTCGTGAAAATACCATTTCAATCCTAGATAAAACTGCAACAACAGTGGAAGAGGATCTCACACATATTAAACAAAGAGTTACACACAAAAAGGTAATATGTCAAACAAAACTGTCTTTCACATGAAAATATACACACTATATGTTTCTCCTTAAGTTTTAATGcctatcataaaaaaaaaataaaaaatcaatccCACTCTTCAAAATTCAGCAATAATACCATGGTTTGAGCAGTATGTGAATTGTTATAAACCCTTGTCCAAGTCAACTCCTCCCTTTGAACCAAAAAATATTCAGCAATAATAATACATAAGTGAAACAAAAAGCTTTATCCTTAAAAGGAAATACTCTCACCGCTTTTgcttaataacaataaaaaatcacTAAGGCAATTAAACAGGTACCAATACAATTCCtccaaatttcaaattttcacaGAATCTTTTCTGGCTCATTCTAGCATATAAACATATCTTCTAGAATCAACtcgaattaaatttaaagaagtCACGAATAGGACCCCCTGAATTTCAGTAGTCATCGTAACTAAACAATGTTACAGAAAATACACAATTCAACACTTACCGTGCTTTAATTGTGGATGGAATACCAATAACAACACAAGAcagcaataacaataacaaaacaataataataacataaacaacaacaataagaagaagaagaataagaataGTTAATAGTTCAGGAATTACCCAACTCTAACTTCCTCATATTATGGTGATGGAGCTATCAGAACCAATACAGTAATACATAAACAAGTTCTAAACATGCATGACGCACATATTCTTATCTTACTATGCAGCACAAAGGTGATCAAAAGATGTATATGTGGCTGCAGAACATTGAGTGACAGTAAAAACAAAAAGGGTATGCAAAAGATGAAAACTTGAAAGCATCCAGAAAGGCCCTGATCAATTTTCAGAGGAAACAAGCATACGGGGTATGATCAAAGAAGCATGGCCAGAATTCAGTTGAAGTAAATTATGGGATAATAAGGAGCATACAAAGAAACGGTGATCAGCAACCGGCAACGTGAGCAGCCGGTGACAGGCCAAACAGAACTGAAAGGCAAAGTGAGAAAGGGTTCTGAATTTGAGGGTGAGGAGTGGAATCAGAGGGttttaagaaagaaagaaaccTTCGCTCAGAAACAGAATCAATTTGTTTATTGTTATTATCTTCTCTCATAAACTACGGAGGACGTTTGTTCAGGTAATATTCCtctactgtttttttttttctaatttctttttcttaacttattacttttattgtttttttcaaatttattttaaactaaaatttaatatattcttttaaatattgataattaaaaatagactAAGTTGCAATTTCcggaattttattttctaaatttagtagtcatatttaaaaattcacaaatttaatttagatTGCCAATTTTTTTACACActttattcttttgttttgggTTAATCCAAccttaaaattcatttatttaaggtctaatttagaaataatttatatCTATTATTTCATGgttattatatttcatattatatattataaaataaaaaattcatatagTCGATGGCACGTggtattattgtattttttttttaaaagctatattttttttattttaattcataaaaCTCATTGTTATGTCATAAATAATTGAGTTTAGGCTCCATTCAACTTTTTGTCCTTTTTAAAGTTAATTGAACCTTTAATTGGTATTAGAGCTAATCTTATGGGCTAGTTCTTAAATGGACTTGAGGTAAGATCCTTGGTACATTCAATGGAATTCGAGATAAAAATCATAGACATACCACCTCTTTTCAAAGGACAAAAGTATGAGTTGTGGAAAGAAAGGATGGTCAATTTTCTGAACTACATGGATGAACATTTGTTGGCTATCATTGAAGAAGGCATTCCAACTCTATTTGATTCATTTGGAGAGTTGTTTCCAGGAGAACCTGAAAAGATTAGCAAATAGACAGATACCAACTCAATGTCAGGGCAAGACATATCATAATATGTGCATTGTCTGAAGAAGAGTTTGATCAAAATGATCACCATAACTAGTGCTAAAGAAATGCGGGAGATCATTGTTGAGATAGAGGATAAAAAATAGATTCAAACTCATATGACACTGAGATTGACCACATCTATCTTATTGTTGACAAATTGGCACTAGAAGAATCTGATGAAGATATGTGTGATAAAATTGTAGCAGATTCATCAAGAAGCTCTTGAGTTGACGACTCTAATAAAGAGATAAACCTTCTTGATTTATATTCTCTTTGAAAAGCTTACCAACAAGCCATTATTACTAATATCCAGTTCATATATGCAtataaatatctaaaaaaagaaatttagaAATACTTGCAAGGATATTGAGTTTTGACAGAAAGAAAACCTGAATAACCATgataaatatacaaaattaagtAATAGTAATCATAGACTAAATAAGGAACatctaaatttaaaagaaaaccTTGAGATCGTTAATACAAAATTAGAAAGAACCAACAAAGATGTAGTCACACTTAAAAAAGACCTTTAAGATCAAATCTTAAACTACTCAAATGAAGAACCCTTTTGATCAAATCTTAAACTActcaaatgaagaagaaactaAACCTAAAAAGGTTATTGATATAAATGCTTTGATTAAGAAAATTCAAGAAAtctcttaaaaataatatttgattatGAAAGTATAAATTCCTATTTCAAAATTGAATCGATAACCCCCAATTTCTAAAGGTACTCATAAAAGAGATTCCTTGAGAAAGTCTAACAAAAAAGGACTCAACCAAGTATGGGTACCAAGAGACaaagttcttctttttcagcttTCAAAAATACTAGGATAATGAGAAATGGATGGCTGCAACTACCTATAGCAAAAAGTTCTATATTCCTATAACAGAAAAGCAAGggaatattaagaaaaataagcaACAAAGCAAACTGGAAAGAACACTAGAATGAACAACACATCATCTATTAATGAAGAATCATCTTGCAAACATGTGTCAGATAGGTAAGCACTTCTAACTCATTAGATGATATAGTAATTTGTCATGTTGTTTCAATATATTGTTCAAATTAGACGATTCAAGCTTTACTTTAATTGAATGATCTTAGACTCAGATGAACTCATAGATTAAGTATAATTATTTGTCTCATACAATCCATGCATACACGCATTAGAACCTATTGCTTCTTGGTGGTGGACTAATCAATTTTAGGTCAGTTAAATCCCACTCTTTTTACTCGGCAAACGGATCGAGTCAATTGTGGTATAATTGAGAGTTGTCATATCCACAAGGAATTAATCATATCACAGcataattatcttaaaaaataaagtgatACGTAAAAGGGAGCTTTTGcatgtaatatttataaatagaaactataaataataatattattactagCTATTTAAATTGAGAGGTGAATGTTAGACAAATCAGTGAAGCAAGAAAGTAACAATATAACACAAATGTTGGAAATGAAATAACTTTGTGAATTTCCGTTATTATTGTTATTCATAAATGCAAGAAGTTAGAAAATAATCTTCAAATATGTTTACCCCTCACATTGAGATAATTCAATATGAAAGTAACATGGCTTATGAAGGACAACCATGACCTAGAAGAACACTTGTTAAATCCTATGGAATAGTGGAGTTGGAGGACCCAGTGTCACACAAAAGTTGGGTAGTCAATGGTCAAAGGTTGAAGCCCTATTTAGGTGGTGAAATTGAAAGGCTCATCATAGTGATTTGTTAAAGTAGCTATAAAGAAATATGCGTCAAGATATATGACATTAAACAAGCACTTGCTAGGAGACAAcccaatattttaattactatattttgtttttttgtgtttt
Encoded here:
- the LOC137824846 gene encoding uncharacterized protein encodes the protein MMDLRFKNNNWVGNIYQKFEAVCLEVDDIVGQDAVKYLENQVQNVGDSVKKFYSGVVHELLPFNSLASSKYEDHLLVAETNNIDFSVESVACCKDNNKKRDKKNPINNCYLALMDSNAIDIADYKQAGVLANEESDESCSVSLELEDFCITQEEVGSDSRGTSESKKENFHTSFEEIAVESVPKPMVFMSVGDTESLEFLIHSESSSDTFGSGCEVSIRKKVNIDVNPGKNSCLIAEENVMNSSTSHVLCSQSLDDSNAIDTADIQKGGVHIRHASEVSDESCLVSLDVVDSHISQEEVDDDSRRTSVSTKETIHTSIEEVALESVPKPLNMMSIGDKESLEFPIHSEPCSDSFDYKVSIRTKDNRAVNPRQNSCLIVEEKARNSSMSEVLSSQSLDKEESINVSLFSKSSNADQNTHGILAEVSPDVSVSSERPFSWTEPSCSSSFLTLGSLYSKQLNESCKSNPGDAILCISDGFKVHTCSECSTHLAGLVTEPQGCLVFSGYCQSMESEDKSPVSSIESCMEVIQLNDDLKLEKRCVNVDDGELHAVKRCVNVDDGELHAVAFRTRKLRSYKKRIQDAFTSKKRLSKEYEQLAIWYGDCDIEPSQDFSETLFPLSTRTNMESKNVEEQYDSESEWELL